CATAGGCCACCAGTCGTTTATCTCCTTGGGAATCTTCTAGGCTAACAACTGCTGCCCGTTCAATATAGGATTGGCGTTGAATGGCAGATTCAATTTCGCCCAGTTCAATACGAAAACCACGTATTTTTAATTGAAAGTCAGCTCGTCCAATGTAATGTAGTGACCCATCATCTTGCCAACTCACTAAATCACCTGTTCGATACATGCGACTACCCGCACGACCGTAAGGATTAGCTACAAACCGATCGAACGTCAAATCAGGTCGATTTAAGTAGCCTAAAGCAAGACCATCACCGGCAATATATAATTCCCCTGGTATGCCTGGAGGGACAGGCTGTAAATGATCATTCAGCACAAATACGTCCGTATTCCAGATCGGCCTTCCAATAGAAGGTGTTCCAGTCACATGAAATGAAATAGGCTGCAACGTGGACCAAATCGTCGTTTCTGTCGGACCATATAAATTTATGATGGCACACTGTTCATTTACCAGTTGATGACACAGCTTTTCCGATAAGGCTTCACCTCCAACTAACACTTTGAGACCACGTATACTCTGAGGTGTATATGTGACGAGCAGATGCCACAATGTTGGTGTAGCTTGCATGACTGAAATCTGTTCCTCTTCTAATAGTTGTGATAACTGAGACGGGTCTTTCACTGCATGTTTATTCGCAATGACAAGTCTAGCGCCACTAATTAATGGCAAATACATCTCTAAAGCAGATATATCAAACGCGATCGTTGTCACCGCCAGAAAGTTATCCGTTGTGTGCAGTCCTATCTTGTCATCCATCGCCATTAAAAAATTAGTAAGACTATGACGTGAAATCACGACTCCCTTCGGCTTGCCTGTAGAGCCAGATGTATAAATCACATAAGCCGGTTGTGCCGCTGTCACAGCTTTTGCCGTGTAAGGACCGTTTTCTTGATTCAGTTGCTCGATTGTTTTTGACTCATCAAGTTTGATGACGTCCATATAACTTGTAAGTGGCAGCTTCCTTTCCTCTTCAACTGTTGTGACGGCACATATAGGACGTGTATTCTCCACCATGTAATGGAGCCTTTCCACAGGATAATCCATATCCAAAGGTAAATACGCTGCCCCAGTTTTAAGAATAGCTAACATCGTGATCACAGTATCTTCCGTCCGAGGCAAGGCAACAGCTACGTAATCACCTGTACGAACTCCTTTATTTTCAAGCAGTTTGGCCAATCGGTTGATACGGATAGTCATTTCTTGATATGTTAAGTACCTATTTTCACATTTTAAGGCTAGTTGATGAGGCAACTTCGCCATTTGTTGTTCTAACCGCTGTATAAAATCACCATTCACTGTTTGGGCTGTGTTATTTCTTCCATTTGTCAGTACGAGTTGTTTTTCTTCACGTAATAGCACGTCGATTGAGGCAATAAGTGTAGTAGGTACCTGCTGACTAAGTGTCTGGAGCAAAGAAAGAAATCGCTGATGATGTGTTTGTAACTGTTCTACCGTGTAACTTGCCGCATTAGCTTCAAAATCAACCGACATACCATCGCCGCCAAGTCTGACGTTAATAGCCAGATCATCTACTGGACCTGTTGCTAACGGATGAATGTATCCTTTATGTCCTGCAAAATTTAACGTGTCATGAAAGGGCATGATGTTTACCTGTGGTCCAAATAACTGCTGACGGTCAGTCACTCGTTTTAAATCACGGCGTAATTGTTCATGGCGATATTTATGATGTGGTTTAATTCGAATAAACTCTTCTTTGATGGCTGTAATCAGTTGTGTTAATGTCATCGTATGTGTCACAAAAACGCGAAATGGTACGATATTCATGGCCATACAAGGGGTATTAATCGCTGCAGGCTCTAAGCGATTCATCACTGGTAACCCAATAATAATCTCTTCATTTCCTATCATTTTATAAAGATAGAGGGCAGTCGCTGCCATAACTAATTCATAACTATTAGCTTGAAGGTTCTTTTCGGTTTTCTTTAGATCCTCCACGTCTGTTTTCGTCAAGCATGCATTTGCTCGCACTAGCTTTGTTGCCCTCTTCCCATGACTTGAAGCAAGCGTGGCAACTTCCGAAAAAACTTTAAAATGGTTATTCCAAAAATCACGATCGTGTTCCTTTTTCTCAGACTCCTTATAGTGAAGATCCGCCTCTATCATTTTCATAAAGGAAGTAAATGTATTGTCAACCTTATTTCCTTGTATGAGCTGTGTATAGACAAAGGCCACTTTCTGAGACAGGAGCGAAAAACCATAACCATCAATGGCAATATGGTGAATCTTTTGGTACCACCAATAGCAATTATCTGCTATTTTAAATAAGACTTGCGTAAAAAGGGCGTCAGACATTAAATTTATTGGTTCCGCTATATCCACTTCCATCCACTGCAAAGCCATTGATTGAGGGTCCTTCTTTTGGCTGAAGTCTTTAAAGTGAAAGGTGATAGGATCAGATAAGGCAATAACTTGATAACTCTCTTCTCCCGTTTGATTAAACGTGGCATGAAGAGCTTCTGCTTCTTTTAATACAAGACGAACAGCTTGTTCGAAATAACGCGGATCAATGGCTCCCTCAATCGCCACATACTCCGCTGTATTATATAAAGGGTTCCCCTGGTCCAACTGTTGAGCGAACCAAATACCTGCCTGTGCTTCTGTTAGAGGCAGACGTTTTTGCTGTTGATCCATTTATTTTTTACCTCCCTCTTAACATTAATCGAACCTTCAATCTCTTAGTTTAGAAAAAATACGTTCATCTAAATTACTTAGTAAGATTAATAGATTGTTTCTGATGTTGCTGTAAGTAGAGCCCACCACTGCTCTAGCGTTGGTTGTTCAGCTAAATCAGTAAATGTCACCTCTGCCCCTCCCTGTCGCCATTTTTCAACAAGACTCATTATCCTAATAGAGTCCAAGCCTTTTTCGATCAAATTGTCACGTAACGTCATACTCTCTACTGATTCATCCATGATTTCAGCTACTTGCAGACGTAAATCATCCTTCGTCTCTGGTAAGGCGGAAGGGATTGCTTGTACAGGAGTATTCTCCTGCCAGTCCTCGATGAGTTGGTCTGTGGAACACACAACCCCGCAACGTTCTGCTACATAAGTGATGGCCATCCGATGATACTCAGCTGAAAAGTCTGCTATCGCATCTGTGATCATAAAAGGCTGGATATCCTCCATAAATGCCTCACCTGCTGTCATTAAGCAGCCTATATGCGCGTATACACCACATATCATCAGTTGATCTCGGCCCTTTTCTCGTAATATTTCAAGCAAATTCGTCTGCTTAAAGGCACTATAACGCCATTTCGTTAGTAATATATCGTTACCTGTCAGTGCCACCGAGTTATGAATCGCTGTTTTCTCCTCGTTATCCGGCACACCTTTTCCCCAAAAGTCATATAAGAGTCCCCGTTTTTCCAATGTTTGACCACCTGGCTGCGCGGAATAAATAACTGGAATATCTAGACGCTCACATTCTATTTTCAGTTGTTGAATATGTTGAATAAGTTCAGTAAATGGGGACGTTTCTTGATCATATTTGTCTAAAAAGTAATTCTCCATATCATGGATAAGAAGAGCAGAACGCTTTGGATCAGCATTCCACGGTACTTTATTTTCAGGGAGATTTGTCTTCGTTGGCATCTGATAAGGTTTAATCGTCGGTATTGCCATTAAGTCACTTCCTCTCTAAAATGGGTCATCACTAGCATGATAACGACAATTTTTTAGCTTCATTTTTTATTACGTTACTTTTTCGCCATATTATGTTCATTCAATTTAACTTTAATGAGACGTCGTAGCTCCTTTTTATTTACTTTACCTATCGCTGTTTTCGGAAAATTTGCCATCCATTCAATACGATCAGGCATCTTATAATCAGCCAGTCCTTCCGTTCGTAAAAAGGCTATCAGATCAGTTTCTTTCAAGTCTTGATCTCTAGAGATAACAAAGGCGCATGATTTTTCACCAAGCCATTTATCAGGCATGGCGACGATAGCCACATCTCTCACTGCTGGATGGGCCAGCAAATAATTTTCAACTTCCTCAGCAGCAATTTTTTCACCTGCACGATTAATTTGATCCTTCACGCGATCTATTACTGTTATATAGCCGTCCTCCGAGACACGAACTAAGTCCCCAGTTCGATAATAGCCATCTGCCGTAAAAGCCTTCTCATTATGCTCCTCGGCTTTATAATAGCCTCTAATGGTATAGGGGCCCCTTGTCAACAACTCGCCGATCTCTCCTTGTGCCACTTCATTATCTTCTTCATCGACGACACGAATGTCGTCATAAACTGACATTGGTTTTCCTTGTGTCTGTATAATCACGTCATCGGAATCATTAAGACGTGTGTAATTAACGAGCCCTTCTGCCATGCCATATACTTGTTGTAATGTACAACCAAAGACAGGCGTTACTTTTTTCGCAGCTTCCGCACTGAGTTTAGAACCTCCTACTTGTAGGACACGAAGGGATGATAAATCATAATGCCGTGTCGGAACTGCTTCAAGCCAAATTAACGCAAGAGGGGGTACAATCGCTGTTATGGTGACCCTTTCTTGTTCAATAAGTGGAAATGCTTCATCTGGGCTTGCTCCTTTAGAAAGGACAACTTTTCCTCCCGCATACATCGTTCCGAGCACGCCAGGTGAGCTTAACGGATAGTTATGAGCCGCTGGTAATACGGCTAAGTAAACGCTTGTCTCATCCAGTTGGCAGACGTCTGCACTCATTCGAAGACTATACATATATTCGTTATGTGTCCGGGCAATCATTTTCGGCAAGCCTGTGCTTCCACCTGACAATTGGAAGAATGCCACATCGTCTGCCTTTATGTCTGGTAATGCAGTCTCATTTTCATACAAGTTGTTTAATGAATAAAAATCGCCGCCATCCTCATCTGCCACGATAATGGTATCCACGCTTGTGACGTCTGTTTGTATTTTCTTAGCTAACTGTTTGAAGCCATAACCGTATCCATCTCCTGGAATGATATATGCTTTCGCTTCACTAAATTCACAAAAATAACGAATCTCACTGTCACGATGGGAAAGGAGTGAAAAAACAGGGATAGCGCCAAGTCGGAAAAGGGCGAAAATCACCTCTATAAAATCCAATGTATTCGGCAATTGAACGACGACCCGGTCCTCACGAGATAGTCCGATACGTTGAAGCCCTGCCGCCAACTGATTCACTCGGTTGTCTAATTCTTTATAGGTAACTCTTGACTGATGATCGACGATGGCCGTGCGGTCGCCGTATATGCTAGCACGATCGCTTAACATTTGACCGAACGTTTTGTCTTCCCAGCAGCCCAATTCTTTATAACGCGTTTTTAACTTTTCAGGCCAAGGCTTATAATGTTTCAGCATCCTTTCTCCCCCTTATCAAAACTGCCTCATCTCGAGACATCCCAATCGCTTGCAGCATCGTTTGGAATTTAGCGGAGGTCTCTGCTAGTTCGCCTTCTGGAGTAGAGCCGTTAACAATGCCAGCCCCTGCGAAAAGCTTCAGCGAATAATCTGCCACCTCCGCACATCGAATCGTCACTACCCATTCACCGTCTCCACGACTGTCATTCCAACCAACCATGCCTGTAAACAACCCACGATCAAAAGGCTCAATCGATTGAATCGCCTTTTTAGCAGTGATAGTCGGTGTCCCGCATACTGCTGGTGTCGGATGAAGTGCTTGAGCTAATTGAAGCGACGTCACTTCTTCAGATGCCAGCGTGCCTTCAATAACAGAAGATAAATGCCACATTGTTTTTGTATGAAGGAGCGACGGCTCTTCTGGCACATGGAGTGACTTACAAAAAGGTTTTAACGCTTCCACTACCGAGTCCACAACGACTGCATGCTCATGACGATCCTTTACAGATTTAAGTAAAGCGGATGAACGCTGAGCATCCTCATCCGGATTATGACTTCTTGGAGCAGAGCCAGCTAACGGATTGGCAGTTACTTTTAATCCGTTTTTTGAGATTAATAGCTCTGGACTTGCCCCAATTAACGCTCTCTGACCACTATCTAACGTTGTATCGTCATTTAGGTTCACAGCGAATGTATAGCCGTCAGGGTTCGCCATAGCAAGTCGATATAATAAGTCTCGGATGTTTACTTTTTCTTCCGTTTTGACTTCAAGTGATCGCGATAGGACAATTTTTTTCAGTTCTCCCGTGCTAATTCTCTTTAAGCCTTGATTGACTGCCTGTTCGTATTCCTCAGGCAATGGCACAGGTTTAATCGTGTATGACGACACCGGAGCTTCTCCTGATATATTCGTCATCTGTTTGAAAGGCAGAGCATCAGACCAACTTGTAAAAAGTGGGACCTTTAAATACGCTTGTTGCTCAGAATTGAAAGGTATAGCCCCTACTACTAGCGGATTCTCACTCAATCCATAGCGCTTAGCTTTATCTAATGCGGCATGCACCTGCTCTTGTAAGGAGTGATACTTAGACATAGCATCGTCTCTTAGACATGTGAAGACACCATTAGCCAATAATGTATGATTTGAAGAGGCTAAAAAGAAAGAAGATTCAGGCGTATAATCGTAAAGCAATTGTTCAGCTTTCTCTATATGTGGCATGCTTGTTTTCATCACATGTACCTCCATCCTGATTTAAACTCCAAGTGTTGCCCCACCATCAATACGAATGTCATGCATTGTAATATGACGCGATTTTTCAGATACGAGAAATAAAACAGCATCAGCAATATCTGTAGGTTCAGCTATTCTTTTCAACGGAATTCCCGTGCGATACTCTTGCTTATTCCCATTAATCACACGCTGTCCTCCATTGTCGTCTTTCCACATGTTTCGTTGCATAGGAGTATCTGTAGAGCCAGGAGATACACTATTACACCGGATATTATGCTGCGCCAATTCTAAACCAAGACACTTTGAGAACATCGTCGCTGCCGCTTTAGATGCAGCATAAGCTGACATATCCATCCGTGGTATATAAGCCGCATTAGAACCTACTGTCACGATCACGCCATCCTGGCGAGTGATCATAAACCGGCTGATAGCTTGCGATATATAAAACAAAGCGGTTGTGTTAACGGCAAATGTTGCATGCCAATCCTCCGTAGATAACTCATGTATAGCGCCTGTTTTTAAAATACCAGCAACATTCACTAAAATATCGATGGGACCAACTGTTGTCTCAATCGTTTGTATCAGATGATCAACACTTTCTTTCTCTGTCACATCGCACTTAAAACGGTGAACAGTTTCTTCATTTTCTGCTAACGATTGAGGCGGTTTCTCAACAAATGTCTCGCTACAATCGACCGCTGCTACTGTCGCTCCTTGATTTACCAAAGCTCGAACGATGGCTGCGCCAATCCCTTGTGCCCCGCCGGTGACAACAGCCACCTTTCCAGCTAACCCTTCATAAGTCATCGACTCCACCTCTTTTCATTTAAATTAATGATAATGATAATCATTATCATTTATGTGTATTTTTATAATACTGGTTATGCTCATTAAAATAAATGGTTCTTTTTTACTCTTTTTACAAAAAATAAATTGTTAACGGGTGGGTTCAAAACTTGAAGTATGTTGTTTGATTGCGATGATGAGGTAACAGAAATAAGAGGATAACATTGTGCCGTGAGATAAAAGCGAACCTTCAATCAGGACATTACCGGCGGTTAGCTGTGATAAAAATGATTAAAGACGGTATCCTCCCTGTTTTTAAAGCATAACAGGGAGGCGATCACGACTAGTTAATAGTTAGGAAGACAAGTTTTTCGCATCTGACATAGATGTTTTCTAAGGATCGTATGAATAGCGTATCGTTCGATTAATAAGGGGAAGCATGACAGAACCATGCCCTTCACCGGCAAATTCCACGTATTCAGACGTTAACCCTAGCCTTTCATACGGTTTAAGGATGCCATACATGTTCACAGCACACTGACCGATATTGCTTTTATGATAGCGCTCTTGTTCGCCTAAACCTATTACAACATGAGCCGATATATGTTGATTCACTAGACGATTCGGAAATTCACGGGCTAACCGTATCATTTTATCTGGATGCCAATGGATAGAAGGGCTTCCAGCAACATAATAGTGAAAGGAATATGGGGAGGATAACAAGGCATAAAGAACAAACAACCCACCTAGGGAGTGACCGAATAGGGTCTGTTTTTTTTTATTAATAGAATAGTTCCCTTCTATCAGCGGCTTTAATTCGGTATCTATAAATGACAAGAATTGCTCGGCTCCTCCATGTGGTGGCCACTTTCCCCCATCAGGCTTTAACATAACCGGGGAACCAGTTGTGTAATCAAAAAATCGTTCAGACGAAAATAAATGGTCGGTTTGGTAGCCGATAGCAACAATGATGGCGGGAGACACTCCTGTTTTCTCCTCCCTTTTCGACTGCATCGTAACAGCTTCAAAAAAAGTGCCAAAGACAGCATTCCCATCTAATGCATAAATCACTGGATAGCCATCAGGAGGTGGTTCTGTTTGTGGCACGGACACTAACAGGCGGTAATGACGGTTTCCATGTGAGACGATCTCGTACTGTCTCGTACCGGACAACATGACCTGGCTATTAGGAAAGTCACTCAAATTCATAACTATGACACCCTTTACACACTTGAAGTAGATTCTATTTTTTACATACGTACTTTAAATAATAAATAAACAAAATAAGGGACACCGATAATTGCAATAACAATTCCTACGGGTATTTCAGCTGGAGCCACTACCGTCCTTGCGATAAAATCTGACCCTATGACCAGCAACATTCCGATGAGTCCACAAACAGGCATGATATTTTTATGTTCATTGCCGACGATAAGTCTTGCCATATGTGGCGCCATTAAACCAACGAACGAAATACTGCCTGCGACTGACACACACGCACTAATAAGTCCGATACTACTTAATAACAGGATCGACTTCTCTTTTTCGACAGAGACACCAATGCTTATTAATGACTCTTCACTCATTCTAAAAAGATCTAGCATATACGTACGTCGCATAATCACAGGGACACAAATGAGAAACCACGGAATCACAGCCAACACAAACATCCAATTTGCACTGTAAATACTCCCTGATAGCCAGACTGTGGCCATTTCAAAATCTTGTGCCTTCATTTTTAATGATAGAAATATCGTAAACGCCCCAAAACCTGCCCCTGCAGCAATACCAGTTAATAGTAAACGTTGTGGATCCAATCTGCCTTGTTCCCATGAAATGAGATAAATAATCAAGGCTGCTGCAAGCCCCCCGACTAAGCCATAAATTGGCATTGTTAAAGTAAAGAGCCATGACGTACTAGAGACATAACCTTGGAAAAAGAACATGAAGACTACTATCGCTGCACCAGCGCCACTATTAATGCCTAAAATACCTGGATCAGCAAGACCGTTCTTTGTAATGCCTTGAAGTACACCTCCAGCTATGCCTAATCCTAAACCGATAAGACCTGCTAAAATGACGCGAGGTAACCGGAAGTGAAAAATGACGAGATCAATATTTTCAGACACATTTCGCCTTAAAAAAGCATCGATTAACTGTTGCAATGACACATCATAAATACCTACGGATAAGCTTATGTAAAAAAACACGATTAAGCCTATGCCACCTACTAACATAGCTGTCCTTAACTTAATAAACTTATTAGCGATGACTCCCCACTCCCCTCGTTTTAATTAAATAGAGAAAGAATGGGACCCCTATCATAGCTGTCACTACCCCAATAGGCGTTTCAAACGGATAATTGATATACAAGCTTAAGGAATCACTTAATGTTAGAAAAATACCGCCAATGACGGCTGAACAAGGAATCACCCACCTATAATCTGTCCCAGTAAAAAAACGGGTAATGTGTGGAATAATTAAACCTACAAAGCCTACTTTCCCTATTAAAGCGACGGAGATACCGGTCATAATGACGACAGAAAGCATGGTCAATGCTTTAATAAGACCTTTTCGTTGCCCAAGACCTACTGCTGTTTCATCACCTAATGACAGGATCGTCACAGAATTTGCCAAAGCAAGTGCTAATAAAATACCTGCTACAGCAAATGGGATCGTAAACCAAAGCAAGTCTGGACTCATTTGATGGATTCTCGCATTGTACCAAAAGCTCATCGTTTGCGAGACTTGAAAATACGTAGCTAATGCGGCTGAAATACTGCTAAAAAACGTCCCAATAATAGTTCCGATAATGGCCATTTTCACTGGCGAAAGTCCATTTCTGACGAGAGAAGCAATACCAAACACAACGCCGGTTCCTAAGGCGGACCCGACTAATGAAAGCATGACCATTTGAAGCGACGTTAACGCGGGTAAGAAAATAACCGACAATGTTATGGCAAAGGCAGCCCCATCTGATACCCCCATAATGGAAGGGGAGGCCAGATAATTCCTGGTCATCCCCTGCATTAAGGCACCGGACATAGCTAACAATGCCCCAATTAACATGGCCCCAACTGCTCTCGGCATACGAGAAGTCATAATAATAGTGTGAGTCACATTGTCGCTATCGAATGATAGAAAGGCCTCTATCACATCAGCAGGGTGAATCACCGTTGAGCCACTGAGAATAGATAAGAATATGACTAAGGTGATTGTGATAGGCGAAGACAAAAGAATGATATAACGTAAGTGACGTTTAACTCCCATAATAACCTCGTTCAGCTCTTATTCAGCCAGCGTCTCTTTCACCACATTTAGAAATTCCGTTTTACTCCAAGCTGTTCCTCCCGCTGCCAATGGATCAATGGCATTGACGTAGACGTTATCGGTTTTAACAGCTTCAATGCTATTCCAAATATCATTGTTTTCCAGCTCGTTCAAAGCTTCTGGTGCATCAGCATTTTCAGTTTCCTCAAATTGCACATAAATATGGTTTGGATTCATTTCAGCTAATTTTTCTAATGTGATCATTTCTTGGCTTTCTGCTGCCGCTACTTCACCTGGCACAGTTAAACCTAAATCACTATATAATACTGGGTTAAAGTACACATCTTCCCCGTACACAAAAATGTTGCCACTTCTAATTCTAACCATGATCACCTGCTGATCTTCTAGCGACTTAGCTAAACTTTCAGAAAGCTCAGCCGCATCAGCTTCATACTCCTCAATAATGCTTTCTGCCTCTTCTGTCTTTCCAGTTATTTCTGCTGTCACAAGTAAATTTTCTTTCCAATGTGTTGCAATATGAGAAATAGGAATCATCGGTGCAACTGAAGTCAAATTATCAACCACTTCAGGTTGGAACTTCGATGTCCCTAAAATCACATCAGGTTCTAACTGAAGCAATGTTTCATTACTCGGCTGCATTTTATCACCAATTTCAGTCGCTTCTGACATGGCGTCCCCTAGATACTCAGGGAATTCACCCGCATGAGCCA
The DNA window shown above is from Salipaludibacillus agaradhaerens and carries:
- a CDS encoding isochorismatase family protein, which gives rise to MAIPTIKPYQMPTKTNLPENKVPWNADPKRSALLIHDMENYFLDKYDQETSPFTELIQHIQQLKIECERLDIPVIYSAQPGGQTLEKRGLLYDFWGKGVPDNEEKTAIHNSVALTGNDILLTKWRYSAFKQTNLLEILREKGRDQLMICGVYAHIGCLMTAGEAFMEDIQPFMITDAIADFSAEYHRMAITYVAERCGVVCSTDQLIEDWQENTPVQAIPSALPETKDDLRLQVAEIMDESVESMTLRDNLIEKGLDSIRIMSLVEKWRQGGAEVTFTDLAEQPTLEQWWALLTATSETIY
- a CDS encoding (2,3-dihydroxybenzoyl)adenylate synthase — its product is MLKHYKPWPEKLKTRYKELGCWEDKTFGQMLSDRASIYGDRTAIVDHQSRVTYKELDNRVNQLAAGLQRIGLSREDRVVVQLPNTLDFIEVIFALFRLGAIPVFSLLSHRDSEIRYFCEFSEAKAYIIPGDGYGYGFKQLAKKIQTDVTSVDTIIVADEDGGDFYSLNNLYENETALPDIKADDVAFFQLSGGSTGLPKMIARTHNEYMYSLRMSADVCQLDETSVYLAVLPAAHNYPLSSPGVLGTMYAGGKVVLSKGASPDEAFPLIEQERVTITAIVPPLALIWLEAVPTRHYDLSSLRVLQVGGSKLSAEAAKKVTPVFGCTLQQVYGMAEGLVNYTRLNDSDDVIIQTQGKPMSVYDDIRVVDEEDNEVAQGEIGELLTRGPYTIRGYYKAEEHNEKAFTADGYYRTGDLVRVSEDGYITVIDRVKDQINRAGEKIAAEEVENYLLAHPAVRDVAIVAMPDKWLGEKSCAFVISRDQDLKETDLIAFLRTEGLADYKMPDRIEWMANFPKTAIGKVNKKELRRLIKVKLNEHNMAKK
- the dhbC gene encoding isochorismate synthase DhbC gives rise to the protein MKTSMPHIEKAEQLLYDYTPESSFFLASSNHTLLANGVFTCLRDDAMSKYHSLQEQVHAALDKAKRYGLSENPLVVGAIPFNSEQQAYLKVPLFTSWSDALPFKQMTNISGEAPVSSYTIKPVPLPEEYEQAVNQGLKRISTGELKKIVLSRSLEVKTEEKVNIRDLLYRLAMANPDGYTFAVNLNDDTTLDSGQRALIGASPELLISKNGLKVTANPLAGSAPRSHNPDEDAQRSSALLKSVKDRHEHAVVVDSVVEALKPFCKSLHVPEEPSLLHTKTMWHLSSVIEGTLASEEVTSLQLAQALHPTPAVCGTPTITAKKAIQSIEPFDRGLFTGMVGWNDSRGDGEWVVTIRCAEVADYSLKLFAGAGIVNGSTPEGELAETSAKFQTMLQAIGMSRDEAVLIRGRKDAETL
- a CDS encoding 2,3-dihydro-2,3-dihydroxybenzoate dehydrogenase encodes the protein MTYEGLAGKVAVVTGGAQGIGAAIVRALVNQGATVAAVDCSETFVEKPPQSLAENEETVHRFKCDVTEKESVDHLIQTIETTVGPIDILVNVAGILKTGAIHELSTEDWHATFAVNTTALFYISQAISRFMITRQDGVIVTVGSNAAYIPRMDMSAYAASKAAATMFSKCLGLELAQHNIRCNSVSPGSTDTPMQRNMWKDDNGGQRVINGNKQEYRTGIPLKRIAEPTDIADAVLFLVSEKSRHITMHDIRIDGGATLGV
- a CDS encoding alpha/beta hydrolase, with product MNLSDFPNSQVMLSGTRQYEIVSHGNRHYRLLVSVPQTEPPPDGYPVIYALDGNAVFGTFFEAVTMQSKREEKTGVSPAIIVAIGYQTDHLFSSERFFDYTTGSPVMLKPDGGKWPPHGGAEQFLSFIDTELKPLIEGNYSINKKKQTLFGHSLGGLFVLYALLSSPYSFHYYVAGSPSIHWHPDKMIRLAREFPNRLVNQHISAHVVIGLGEQERYHKSNIGQCAVNMYGILKPYERLGLTSEYVEFAGEGHGSVMLPLINRTIRYSYDP
- a CDS encoding FecCD family ABC transporter permease gives rise to the protein MLVGGIGLIVFFYISLSVGIYDVSLQQLIDAFLRRNVSENIDLVIFHFRLPRVILAGLIGLGLGIAGGVLQGITKNGLADPGILGINSGAGAAIVVFMFFFQGYVSSTSWLFTLTMPIYGLVGGLAAALIIYLISWEQGRLDPQRLLLTGIAAGAGFGAFTIFLSLKMKAQDFEMATVWLSGSIYSANWMFVLAVIPWFLICVPVIMRRTYMLDLFRMSEESLISIGVSVEKEKSILLLSSIGLISACVSVAGSISFVGLMAPHMARLIVGNEHKNIMPVCGLIGMLLVIGSDFIARTVVAPAEIPVGIVIAIIGVPYFVYLLFKVRM
- a CDS encoding FecCD family ABC transporter permease gives rise to the protein MGVKRHLRYIILLSSPITITLVIFLSILSGSTVIHPADVIEAFLSFDSDNVTHTIIMTSRMPRAVGAMLIGALLAMSGALMQGMTRNYLASPSIMGVSDGAAFAITLSVIFLPALTSLQMVMLSLVGSALGTGVVFGIASLVRNGLSPVKMAIIGTIIGTFFSSISAALATYFQVSQTMSFWYNARIHQMSPDLLWFTIPFAVAGILLALALANSVTILSLGDETAVGLGQRKGLIKALTMLSVVIMTGISVALIGKVGFVGLIIPHITRFFTGTDYRWVIPCSAVIGGIFLTLSDSLSLYINYPFETPIGVVTAMIGVPFFLYLIKTRGVGSHR
- a CDS encoding ABC transporter substrate-binding protein yields the protein MFKKLLPLVLMMSVVLAACGNEETMNEEGEAASPNNTEGNAAEQNNENHSGTDEAVEGEETTVTYLGEDYRVVVPTDKIVAASQEAMEDAAVLGITPIGAVAHAGEFPEYLGDAMSEATEIGDKMQPSNETLLQLEPDVILGTSKFQPEVVDNLTSVAPMIPISHIATHWKENLLVTAEITGKTEEAESIIEEYEADAAELSESLAKSLEDQQVIMVRIRSGNIFVYGEDVYFNPVLYSDLGLTVPGEVAAAESQEMITLEKLAEMNPNHIYVQFEETENADAPEALNELENNDIWNSIEAVKTDNVYVNAIDPLAAGGTAWSKTEFLNVVKETLAE